Proteins co-encoded in one Pseudomonadota bacterium genomic window:
- a CDS encoding adenylate/guanylate cyclase domain-containing protein, which yields MKYKPFQIHSIIFTAATVAVLFLYFIATPLISRLDLLSEDMFFKIRGPVPQSDTIVIAAIDEKSIDQLGRWPWQRDTIARLIDRLNEYKAGVAGFDIVFSSPETSAAGRQLVNLQESLKGRVSQDISREISRAAALANTDGILNTSLKNYGRAVLGYFFHFSEDGLEHLSEAEMESYLKAVEKTRFSGIKQQPGTRISSLDLPTAYAVESNIAEITEGINLAGYFNFSPESDGSIRKIPLIVKYRDMVGLKDRDDYFFPPLSLSMLRQYFECPVLILVDPAGVEQVALAIGDEALTIPTNDRGEMRINYYGPSRTFEHISIADILDGTVPREKIENKIVLVGATATAIEDVRITPFDEVFPGIEIHATIIENIRTNQILSEPKVSKMVIDLLGVFTVGLILLLTMSRFGAMINGGVILLLSGAAFFICYSLFSSLIVVSPVAPLMEIIAVASSLYVYRYIVEEKEKRYIQGAFSQYLSPDVINELILDPEKLKLGGNRKELTAFFSDVAGFSSISEKMNPEELVELLNEYLTEMTNIVLRYNGTVDKYEGDAIIAFFGAPLEDPDHAAKCCFMALDMQQRLAELNRNWQSRGKPLLSVRMGINTGMMVVGNMGSAQRMDYTIMGDAVNLAARLEGVNKQYETSIMISQFTYKLCKDRFEVRELDTVRVVGKQEAITIYELLARKGGLDQHTEELVRQYNIGLGHYKAREWDKAINVFGALFDAEHDDGPTLTYLERCLDFRLSPPGKNWDGVHVLTSK from the coding sequence ATGAAATACAAACCATTTCAAATCCATTCCATCATCTTCACCGCGGCAACCGTTGCCGTATTATTCCTGTATTTTATTGCCACACCGCTGATCAGCAGGCTCGACCTGCTCAGCGAAGACATGTTCTTCAAAATCCGCGGCCCCGTGCCCCAGAGCGATACCATAGTCATTGCCGCAATCGACGAAAAAAGCATTGACCAGCTTGGCCGCTGGCCGTGGCAGCGCGACACCATCGCCCGGCTCATCGACAGACTCAACGAATACAAGGCCGGGGTGGCGGGGTTCGATATTGTTTTTTCCTCGCCTGAGACCAGCGCTGCCGGCAGACAGCTGGTCAATCTTCAAGAATCCCTCAAAGGCAGGGTTTCTCAAGACATCAGCCGGGAAATCAGCCGGGCTGCGGCCCTGGCAAATACCGACGGAATTCTTAACACCTCGCTCAAGAATTACGGCAGGGCGGTGCTGGGCTATTTTTTCCATTTTTCCGAAGACGGCCTGGAACATCTCTCTGAAGCGGAAATGGAGTCCTATCTCAAGGCGGTTGAAAAAACCCGCTTTTCCGGAATCAAACAGCAACCGGGCACCCGGATCAGTTCACTGGATCTTCCCACCGCCTATGCTGTGGAATCAAACATCGCGGAAATCACCGAGGGGATAAACCTTGCCGGCTATTTCAACTTCAGCCCGGAAAGCGACGGCTCCATCCGCAAGATTCCGCTGATTGTCAAATACCGTGACATGGTGGGCCTTAAGGACAGGGATGATTATTTCTTCCCGCCGCTGTCACTCTCCATGCTCCGGCAATACTTTGAATGCCCGGTGCTGATCCTCGTCGACCCGGCAGGCGTTGAGCAGGTTGCCCTGGCCATCGGCGATGAAGCATTAACCATTCCCACCAATGACCGCGGCGAGATGCGGATCAATTATTACGGACCGAGCCGGACATTCGAGCATATCTCCATTGCCGACATCCTTGACGGCACTGTGCCGCGCGAAAAGATTGAAAACAAAATAGTCCTGGTGGGCGCAACCGCCACCGCCATTGAAGACGTGCGGATCACCCCCTTTGACGAGGTCTTTCCGGGAATCGAGATCCATGCGACAATCATTGAAAATATCCGGACCAATCAGATCCTTTCCGAGCCCAAGGTCTCCAAGATGGTCATCGACCTTCTTGGGGTTTTCACGGTGGGGCTCATCCTGCTCCTCACAATGTCGCGCTTCGGAGCGATGATCAACGGCGGAGTCATCCTGCTGCTCTCCGGTGCCGCCTTTTTTATCTGCTATTCTCTGTTCAGCAGCCTGATTGTAGTCAGCCCGGTTGCACCGCTCATGGAAATCATTGCGGTGGCATCGTCCCTTTACGTCTACCGCTACATTGTCGAGGAAAAGGAAAAACGCTATATCCAGGGGGCGTTTTCCCAGTATCTCTCCCCTGATGTCATCAACGAACTTATTCTTGACCCGGAAAAACTCAAACTGGGCGGCAATCGCAAAGAGCTCACCGCCTTCTTCTCCGATGTTGCCGGATTTTCCTCCATATCCGAAAAAATGAATCCTGAAGAATTAGTAGAACTCCTGAACGAATACCTCACCGAGATGACCAATATTGTCCTCAGGTACAACGGCACCGTGGACAAATACGAGGGAGACGCGATCATCGCCTTTTTCGGCGCGCCCCTGGAAGACCCGGATCACGCCGCCAAATGCTGTTTCATGGCCCTGGATATGCAGCAGCGGCTTGCCGAACTGAACCGCAACTGGCAGAGCCGGGGAAAACCGCTCCTCAGTGTCCGCATGGGGATCAATACCGGCATGATGGTTGTCGGCAATATGGGTTCGGCGCAGCGCATGGATTACACGATCATGGGGGACGCGGTAAACCTGGCTGCGCGCCTGGAAGGGGTCAACAAACAATACGAGACCTCCATCATGATCAGCCAGTTCACCTATAAATTATGCAAAGATCGATTTGAGGTCCGTGAACTGGATACGGTGCGCGTTGTCGGCAAACAGGAGGCGATCACCATCTATGAACTCCTTGCCAGAAAAGGTGGGCTGGACCAGCACACCGAAGAACTCGTCAGGCAATACAATATCGGCCTTGGCCATTACAAGGCCAGGGAATGGGATAAGGCAATCAATGTCTTCGGCGCCCTTTTTGATGCCGAGCATGATGACGGCCCGACGCTGACCTATCTTGAGCGCTGTCTTGATTTTCGCCTTTCCCCGCCCGGCAAGAATTGGGATGGGGTTCACGTCCTCACTTCCAAATAA